From Arachis stenosperma cultivar V10309 chromosome 2, arast.V10309.gnm1.PFL2, whole genome shotgun sequence, one genomic window encodes:
- the LOC130961952 gene encoding uncharacterized protein LOC130961952 isoform X2, whose amino-acid sequence MAFARVIIIALVFALVLLHPSSASSDFLSPLLSPIFDDVCKEVKCGKGTCKPSKNSSFFFECECDPGWNKLFASNDDGAFNFLPCIVPNCTVNHSCSKAPSPAPQKARQTNESIFDACNWVDCGGGSCNKTSTFSYTCECDTGYDNLLNSTAFPCYKQLKNSSSSEPPALNDNSKSEGSSIVQGSFIWVVMLIMLMAEMQLQLR is encoded by the exons ATGGCATTCGCAAGAGTTATCATCATAGCTCTTGTTTTTGCACTTGTTCTTTTGCATCCATCTTCAGCTTCAAGCGACTTCCTTTCTCCTTTGCTCTCTCCTATCTTTG ATGATGTGTGCAAAGAAGTGAAATGCGGCAAAGGAACATGCAAGCCTTCTAAGAACAGCTCTTTCTTCTTCGAATGCGAGTGTGATCCAGGTTGGAACAAACTCTTTGCTTCCAATGACGACGGTGCTTTCAACTTTCTTCCCTGCATAGTTCCTAACT GTACTGTGAACCACTCTTGCTCCAAAGCCCCTTCTCCTGCTCCACAAAAAGCAAGGCAAACTAACGAGTCGATATTTGACG CTTGCAATTGGGTTGATTGTGGAGGAGGGTCATGCAACAAGACATCAACATTTTCCTATACTTGTGAGTGCGATACTGGCTACGACAATCTCCTTAACTCCACTGCCTTCCCTTGTTACAAACAGT TGAAAAACTCATCATCTTCTGAACCACCTGCATTGAATGACAATAGTAAGAGTGAAG GTAGCTCAATTGTGCAAGGAAGTTTCATTTGGGTGGTCATGCTGATTATGTTGATGGCAGAGATGCAGTTGCAATTGCGATAA
- the LOC130961952 gene encoding uncharacterized protein LOC130961952 isoform X1, translating to MAFARVIIIALVFALVLLHPSSASSDFLSPLLSPIFDDVCKEVKCGKGTCKPSKNSSFFFECECDPGWNKLFASNDDGAFNFLPCIVPNCTVNHSCSKAPSPAPQKARQTNESIFDACNWVDCGGGSCNKTSTFSYTCECDTGYDNLLNSTAFPCYKQCALGMDCSNLGISVKNSSSSEPPALNDNSKSEGSSIVQGSFIWVVMLIMLMAEMQLQLR from the exons ATGGCATTCGCAAGAGTTATCATCATAGCTCTTGTTTTTGCACTTGTTCTTTTGCATCCATCTTCAGCTTCAAGCGACTTCCTTTCTCCTTTGCTCTCTCCTATCTTTG ATGATGTGTGCAAAGAAGTGAAATGCGGCAAAGGAACATGCAAGCCTTCTAAGAACAGCTCTTTCTTCTTCGAATGCGAGTGTGATCCAGGTTGGAACAAACTCTTTGCTTCCAATGACGACGGTGCTTTCAACTTTCTTCCCTGCATAGTTCCTAACT GTACTGTGAACCACTCTTGCTCCAAAGCCCCTTCTCCTGCTCCACAAAAAGCAAGGCAAACTAACGAGTCGATATTTGACG CTTGCAATTGGGTTGATTGTGGAGGAGGGTCATGCAACAAGACATCAACATTTTCCTATACTTGTGAGTGCGATACTGGCTACGACAATCTCCTTAACTCCACTGCCTTCCCTTGTTACAAACAGT GTGCTCTTGGGATGGATTGTTCTAACCTTGGAATATCAGTGAAAAACTCATCATCTTCTGAACCACCTGCATTGAATGACAATAGTAAGAGTGAAG GTAGCTCAATTGTGCAAGGAAGTTTCATTTGGGTGGTCATGCTGATTATGTTGATGGCAGAGATGCAGTTGCAATTGCGATAA
- the LOC130961592 gene encoding VAN3-binding protein-like isoform X2: MEKEKPETQAWSMLLRQPETPQDPMEFLSRSWSASALEVCKVLSPAQLPAPPSSYKANNNNGGCSNNNNNNNHNSMPILEDIAGEAAEESAIVSGNPFSFASSETSQMIMDRIMSQSEVSPRTSGRLSHSSGPLNGSLTDSPPVSPTEIDDFKCSRSNNNSHNSNNNITSLSSQFRASATGGATVAAGGGGKTVGRWLKDRKEKKKEETRAHNAQLHAAVSVAGVAAAVAAIAAATAASSGSGKDEQMAKTDMAVASAATLVAAQCVEAAEAMGAERDHLASVVSSAVNVRSAGDITTLTAAAATALRGAATLKARALKEVWNIAVVIPVEKNAPAGGGGAGGGSNGSSNSSFSGELVPEENFLGICSRELLARGCELLKRTRTGELHWKIVSVYINRMNQVILKMKSRHVAGTITKKKKNVVLGVIKDMPAWPGRHLLEGGENRRYFGLKTVMRGVVEFECRNQREYDVWTQGVSRLLSVAAERNGRNRICTSVGL; encoded by the exons atggaGAAGGAAAAACCAGAAACACAAGCATGGAGCATGTTGCTGAGGCAACCTGAGACACCACAAGACCCTATGGAGTTCTTGTCTCGTTCATGGAGTGCCTCTGCTCTTGAAGTGTGTAAGGTTCTTTCTCCAGCTCAACTTCCAGCACCACCTTCTTCTTATAAggccaacaacaacaatggtggttgttctaataataataataataataaccatAATTCTATGCCTATACTTGAGGACATTGCTGGTGAAGCTGCTGAAGAATCTGCCATTGTTTCTGGCAAccctttttcttttgcttcCTCTGAGACCTCTCAGATGATCATGGACCGAATCATGTCACAGTCG GAGGTGTCTCCAAGAACCTCAGGGAGGCTATCTCACAGCAGTGGCCCACTCAATGGCTCCCTCACAGATAGCCCTCCAGTTTCCCCAACTGAAATTGATGATTTCAAG TGTAGCCGCTCCAACAACAACAGCCATAATAGCAACAACAACATCACCAGCCTGAGTAGTCAATTCAGGGCTTCCGCCACCGGTGGCGCCACCGTGGCAGCAGGTGGTGGTGGCAAGACGGTGGGAAGGTGGCTTAAGGAcaggaaggagaagaagaaggaggaaacAAGGGCCCACAATGCTCAGCTGCATGCAGCGGTTTCGGTTGCTGGTGTTGCCGCCGCTGTTGCAGCCATTGCCGCCGCCACAGCTGCCTCCTCTGGGTCCGGCAAGGACGAGCAGATGGccaagacagacatggcagtgGCGTCTGCCGCAACGCTTGTTGCGGCTCAGTGTGTTGAGGCCGCAGAGGCTATGGGGGCTGAGCGTGATCACTTGGCCTCGGTGGTTAGCTCCGCCGTGAACGTAAGGTCCGCCGGCGACATCACGACCCTGACGGCTGCCGCGGCAACAG CTTTACGTGGGGCTGCCACGTTGAAGGCAAGGGCGCTGAAGGAGGTTTGGAACATCGCTGTTGTAATTCCTGTGGAAAAGAATGCCCCTGCTGGTGGTGGTGGCGCCGGTGGAGGTAGCAATGGAAGCTCTAATAGTAGCTTCAGCGGTGAGCTTGTTCCTGAAGAGAACTTCTTAGGCATCTGCAGCAGAGAATTGCTGGCAAGAGGTTGTGAACTCCTAAAGCGCACGCGCACAG GCGAACTTCACTGGAAAATTGTATCTGTTTACATTAACAGGATGAACCAg GTTATCCTCAAGATGAAGAGCAGACATGTTGCTGGGACCatcacaaaaaagaaaaaga ATGTGGTGCTTGGAGTGATCAAGGATATGCCTGCTTGGCCGGGCCGCCACTTGTTGGAAGGGGGCGAGAACCGCCGCTACTTTGGGCTGAAGACAGTGATGCGTGGCGTTGTTGAATTTGAGTGCAGAAACCAAAGAGAATATGATGTTTGGACTCAGGGTGTGTCAAGGCTTCTCTCCGTTGCTGCAGAAAGGAATGGTAGAAACAGAATATGTACTTCTGTTGGATTGTGA
- the LOC130961592 gene encoding VAN3-binding protein-like isoform X1, with protein MEKEKPETQAWSMLLRQPETPQDPMEFLSRSWSASALEVCKVLSPAQLPAPPSSYKANNNNGGCSNNNNNNNHNSMPILEDIAGEAAEESAIVSGNPFSFASSETSQMIMDRIMSQSQEVSPRTSGRLSHSSGPLNGSLTDSPPVSPTEIDDFKCSRSNNNSHNSNNNITSLSSQFRASATGGATVAAGGGGKTVGRWLKDRKEKKKEETRAHNAQLHAAVSVAGVAAAVAAIAAATAASSGSGKDEQMAKTDMAVASAATLVAAQCVEAAEAMGAERDHLASVVSSAVNVRSAGDITTLTAAAATALRGAATLKARALKEVWNIAVVIPVEKNAPAGGGGAGGGSNGSSNSSFSGELVPEENFLGICSRELLARGCELLKRTRTGELHWKIVSVYINRMNQVILKMKSRHVAGTITKKKKNVVLGVIKDMPAWPGRHLLEGGENRRYFGLKTVMRGVVEFECRNQREYDVWTQGVSRLLSVAAERNGRNRICTSVGL; from the exons atggaGAAGGAAAAACCAGAAACACAAGCATGGAGCATGTTGCTGAGGCAACCTGAGACACCACAAGACCCTATGGAGTTCTTGTCTCGTTCATGGAGTGCCTCTGCTCTTGAAGTGTGTAAGGTTCTTTCTCCAGCTCAACTTCCAGCACCACCTTCTTCTTATAAggccaacaacaacaatggtggttgttctaataataataataataataaccatAATTCTATGCCTATACTTGAGGACATTGCTGGTGAAGCTGCTGAAGAATCTGCCATTGTTTCTGGCAAccctttttcttttgcttcCTCTGAGACCTCTCAGATGATCATGGACCGAATCATGTCACAGTCG CAGGAGGTGTCTCCAAGAACCTCAGGGAGGCTATCTCACAGCAGTGGCCCACTCAATGGCTCCCTCACAGATAGCCCTCCAGTTTCCCCAACTGAAATTGATGATTTCAAG TGTAGCCGCTCCAACAACAACAGCCATAATAGCAACAACAACATCACCAGCCTGAGTAGTCAATTCAGGGCTTCCGCCACCGGTGGCGCCACCGTGGCAGCAGGTGGTGGTGGCAAGACGGTGGGAAGGTGGCTTAAGGAcaggaaggagaagaagaaggaggaaacAAGGGCCCACAATGCTCAGCTGCATGCAGCGGTTTCGGTTGCTGGTGTTGCCGCCGCTGTTGCAGCCATTGCCGCCGCCACAGCTGCCTCCTCTGGGTCCGGCAAGGACGAGCAGATGGccaagacagacatggcagtgGCGTCTGCCGCAACGCTTGTTGCGGCTCAGTGTGTTGAGGCCGCAGAGGCTATGGGGGCTGAGCGTGATCACTTGGCCTCGGTGGTTAGCTCCGCCGTGAACGTAAGGTCCGCCGGCGACATCACGACCCTGACGGCTGCCGCGGCAACAG CTTTACGTGGGGCTGCCACGTTGAAGGCAAGGGCGCTGAAGGAGGTTTGGAACATCGCTGTTGTAATTCCTGTGGAAAAGAATGCCCCTGCTGGTGGTGGTGGCGCCGGTGGAGGTAGCAATGGAAGCTCTAATAGTAGCTTCAGCGGTGAGCTTGTTCCTGAAGAGAACTTCTTAGGCATCTGCAGCAGAGAATTGCTGGCAAGAGGTTGTGAACTCCTAAAGCGCACGCGCACAG GCGAACTTCACTGGAAAATTGTATCTGTTTACATTAACAGGATGAACCAg GTTATCCTCAAGATGAAGAGCAGACATGTTGCTGGGACCatcacaaaaaagaaaaaga ATGTGGTGCTTGGAGTGATCAAGGATATGCCTGCTTGGCCGGGCCGCCACTTGTTGGAAGGGGGCGAGAACCGCCGCTACTTTGGGCTGAAGACAGTGATGCGTGGCGTTGTTGAATTTGAGTGCAGAAACCAAAGAGAATATGATGTTTGGACTCAGGGTGTGTCAAGGCTTCTCTCCGTTGCTGCAGAAAGGAATGGTAGAAACAGAATATGTACTTCTGTTGGATTGTGA
- the LOC130962166 gene encoding uncharacterized protein LOC130962166, which yields MSIEKLSTEECQSLYSLLRAEQRPLHEIVADFNSSLPRHRHFTLCSYLLMLLQDKQLNISERIIAFALLVEAYSSQRPASNPFISFIVKVACHEGSEKVVRAFILQLLGVNASNSGKEFLKQSASDYVKGFDQSLHDFPPVDQLQQQFSDKVHHESYHSLFKGGSIKNVVPDPDVPPNCNADSAEFELRPGTKPKLGTGDKDEAVVGLLSNLSLEGLSPHWIRPLPPRLPILDGELVWLNPDDNHELMWDYGMCVDTSRGAAVRDLIAKALKGALAPAQQEQVLVELANDPKLVYHCGLTPRKLPELVENNPLIAVDVLTKLINSPEIAEYFTVLVNMDMSLHSMEVVNRLTTAVELPSEFIHMYITNCISSCVNIKDKYMQNRLVRLVCVFLQSLIRNNIINVKDLFIEVQAFCIEFSRIREAAALFRLLKSLE from the exons ATGAGTATTGAGAAGTTGAGCACCGAAGAAtgtcaatcactctactctcTGCTCAGAGCTGAGCAACGCCCACTCCATGAGATCGTTGCAGATTTCAACAGCTCTCTCCCTCGCCATCGCCATTTCACTCTCTGCTCCTACCTCCTCATGCTCTTGCAG GACAAGCAACTCAACATCTCTGAGCGAATAATTGCCTTTGCCCTACTTGTTGAAGCATATTCATCCCAGAGACCCGCTTCAAATCCTTTCATAAGCTTTATTGTAAAA GTTGCTTGTCATGAAGGGTCTGAAAAAGTTGTGAGAGCGTTCATTCTACAATTGTTAGGTGTTAATGCCTCCAACAGTGGCAAAGAG TTTCTTAAACAGTCTGCTTCTGATTACGTGAAAGGATTTGACCAATCATTGCAT GATTTTCCACCTGTAGATCAGTTGCAGCAGCAGTTTTCTGATAAAGTTCATCATGAATCATATCATAGCTTATTTAAGGGTGGTTCTATAAAAAATGTAGTCCCAGACCCTGATGTTCCTCCCAATTGTAATGCAGATTCAGCAGA GTTTGAATTGCGACCGGGAACAAAACCTAAACTTGGCACCGGCGACAAAGACGAAGCAGTAGTTGGGTTATTGTCTAATCTTTCACTGGAAGGATTGAGCCCTCACTGGATCAGGCCCCTTCCACCAAGGCTACCAATACTTGATGGGGAG CTAGTTTGGCTCAACCCTGATGACAATCATGAACTTATGTGGGACTACGGTATGTGCGTTGATACTAGCAGAGGTGCTGCAGTAAGAGATTTAATTGCAAAAGCTCTGAAGGGAGCCCTTGCACCTGCACAGCAAGAG CAAGTGTTGGTGGAGTTGGCGAATGATCCAAAGCTTGTATACCACTGTGGACTAACTCCAAGAAAGTTGCCA GAACTGGTGGAAAATAATCCCCTTATTGCAGTTGATGTTCTCACTAAGTTGATAAACTCCCCCGAAATAGCAGA ATACTTTACAGTACTCGTGAATATGGACATGAGTCTACACTCAATGGAAGTTGTGAACAGGCTAACAACTGCAGTTGAATTGCCTTCAGAATTCATTCACATGTACATAACTAATTGTATATCATCTTGTGTGAACATTAAG GACAAATACATGCAGAATAGGCTTGTACGActtgtttgtgtttttctgcaAAGCCTTATTCGAAACAACATTATCAATG TTAAAGACCTCTTCATTGAAGTTCAAGCGTTTTGCATTGAATTCTCGCGGATTAGAGAGGCAGCTGCATTGTTTAGGCTTCTCAAGTCATTGGAATGA